In a genomic window of Micromonospora cremea:
- a CDS encoding OB-fold nucleic acid binding domain-containing protein, whose translation MMTDESRVSLRRILQRLTASEAEIDAQELRRESAECGGVPAQQCSRGQVVSVAGRLRTVVYTPRTNLPTLEADLYDGSDVVTLVWLGRRHIAGIEPGRHLTARGRVAVRDDRKVIYNPYYELDSPK comes from the coding sequence ATGATGACCGACGAGAGCCGAGTGTCGCTGCGGCGCATCCTGCAACGGCTCACCGCCAGCGAGGCCGAGATCGACGCGCAGGAGCTGCGTCGGGAGAGCGCCGAGTGCGGCGGTGTCCCGGCCCAGCAGTGTTCCCGGGGTCAGGTGGTCTCGGTCGCCGGTCGGCTCCGCACGGTGGTGTACACGCCGCGGACCAACCTGCCGACCCTCGAGGCCGACCTGTACGACGGCAGTGACGTGGTCACCCTGGTCTGGCTGGGTCGGCGGCACATCGCCGGGATCGAGCCGGGGCGGCACCTGACCGCGCGGGGCCGGGTCGCGGTGCGGGACGACCGCAAGGTCATCTACAACCCCTACTACGAGCTGGACTCGCCGAAGTGA
- a CDS encoding DUF3159 domain-containing protein — MTTGQHRAAQPETGPQGDEPLPTIAEQMADQLGGWRGLVESSIPVVVFVVANIIGELRPAVIASVAVALLIAGLRLAQRRPIRHAVNGLFGVGIGAAIAWRTGDERDFYLPGILYGIGYGIALLVSAAIRQPLVGWIWSVLVAKGRAEWRDDPKLVRTFTRLTVLWGVVWLAKVGVQAGLYLAHQDTALGVARLALGYPPYALLLLITVWTVRRVTREPQPTPLPGA; from the coding sequence ATGACGACGGGACAGCACCGGGCGGCACAGCCGGAGACCGGCCCTCAGGGCGACGAGCCGCTGCCGACGATCGCCGAGCAGATGGCCGACCAGCTCGGCGGCTGGCGGGGGCTGGTCGAGTCCAGCATCCCGGTGGTGGTCTTCGTCGTCGCCAACATCATCGGCGAGCTACGGCCCGCGGTGATCGCCTCGGTGGCCGTCGCGCTGCTGATCGCCGGGCTGCGGCTGGCCCAACGCCGGCCGATCCGGCACGCGGTCAACGGGCTGTTCGGCGTCGGCATCGGCGCGGCCATCGCCTGGCGTACCGGCGACGAGCGCGACTTCTACCTGCCCGGCATCCTCTATGGCATCGGCTACGGCATCGCCCTGCTGGTTTCGGCGGCCATCCGGCAGCCGCTGGTGGGCTGGATCTGGTCGGTGCTGGTCGCCAAGGGCCGCGCGGAGTGGCGGGACGACCCGAAGCTGGTGCGCACCTTCACCCGGCTGACCGTGCTCTGGGGCGTGGTCTGGCTGGCCAAGGTGGGCGTGCAGGCCGGGCTCTACCTGGCCCACCAGGACACCGCGCTGGGCGTGGCCCGGCTGGCGCTGGGCTACCCGCCGTACGCGCTGCTGCTGCTGATCACGGTCTGGACGGTGCGCCGGGTCACCCGCGAGCCGCAACCGACCCCGCTGCCCGGCGCCTGA
- a CDS encoding potassium channel family protein → MRIAIAGAGNVGRSIAQELIENGHQVMLIERQPKMLRPDRVPAAEWVLADACELASLEEANVAGCDVVVAATGDDKVNLVVSLLAKTEFAVPRVVARVNRAENEWLFTEQWGVDVAVSKPRVMAALVEEAVTVGDLVRLMTFRQGEANLVEITLPPTAPYVGQPIHAVPLPRDSALVAILRGKRVLVPSPDDPIEAGDELVFVCTAEVEDQVRAVILGPDSVERTRSSR, encoded by the coding sequence ATGCGGATCGCCATCGCGGGCGCCGGCAACGTGGGCCGCTCGATCGCCCAGGAGCTGATCGAGAACGGCCACCAGGTGATGCTGATCGAGCGCCAGCCGAAGATGCTGCGCCCGGACCGGGTGCCGGCCGCCGAGTGGGTGCTGGCCGACGCCTGTGAGCTAGCCAGCCTGGAGGAGGCCAACGTCGCCGGCTGCGACGTGGTGGTCGCGGCGACCGGCGACGACAAGGTCAACCTGGTGGTGTCGCTGCTGGCCAAGACCGAGTTCGCGGTGCCCCGCGTGGTCGCCCGGGTCAACCGGGCCGAGAACGAGTGGCTGTTCACCGAGCAGTGGGGCGTGGACGTCGCGGTGAGCAAGCCGCGGGTGATGGCGGCGCTCGTCGAGGAGGCGGTCACCGTCGGCGACCTGGTCCGGCTGATGACCTTCCGGCAGGGCGAGGCGAACCTGGTCGAGATCACGCTGCCACCGACCGCGCCGTACGTCGGTCAGCCGATCCACGCCGTGCCGCTGCCCCGCGACTCCGCCCTGGTGGCGATCCTGCGCGGCAAGCGGGTCCTGGTGCCCAGCCCGGACGACCCGATCGAGGCCGGCGACGAGCTGGTCTTCGTCTGCACCGCCGAGGTGGAGGACCAGGTCCGCGCGGTGATCCTCGGCCCGGACAGCGTCGAGCGGACCCGCAGCTCACGCTGA
- a CDS encoding potassium channel family protein, with protein MHVVIMGCGRVGSTLAHSLESRGHSVAVIDQDADAFRRLGPDFAGITVTGAGFDGDVLQQAGIERADAFAAVSSGDNSNIISARLARETFGVSRVAARIYDQRRAQVYERLGIPTVATVRWTADRMLRHLVPEGNVEIFRDPTSTVSIVEVPVHKDWIGRPVRALEEATGARVAYLIRFGIGTLPTASTVVQEGDQVFMLVSDDIVATVTSVAATPPEGGH; from the coding sequence GTGCACGTCGTGATCATGGGATGTGGCCGGGTCGGGTCGACCCTCGCCCACAGCCTGGAGTCCCGGGGGCACTCGGTGGCGGTGATCGACCAGGACGCCGACGCCTTCCGCCGGCTCGGCCCCGACTTCGCCGGGATCACGGTGACCGGGGCGGGCTTCGACGGCGACGTGCTGCAGCAGGCCGGCATCGAGCGGGCGGACGCCTTCGCGGCCGTCTCCAGCGGCGACAACTCCAACATCATCTCCGCCCGGCTGGCCCGGGAGACGTTCGGCGTGTCCCGGGTCGCGGCCCGGATCTACGACCAGCGTCGGGCGCAGGTCTACGAGCGGCTGGGCATCCCCACCGTGGCGACCGTGCGCTGGACGGCGGACCGGATGCTGCGGCATCTGGTGCCCGAGGGCAACGTGGAGATCTTCCGCGACCCGACGAGCACCGTGTCGATCGTCGAGGTCCCCGTGCACAAGGACTGGATCGGCCGGCCGGTGCGCGCGTTGGAGGAGGCGACCGGGGCGCGGGTGGCGTACCTGATCCGCTTCGGCATCGGCACGCTGCCCACCGCCTCTACCGTCGTGCAGGAGGGTGACCAGGTCTTCATGCTGGTCAGCGACGACATCGTGGCGACGGTCACGTCGGTGGCGGCGACGCCGCCGGAAGGGGGGCACTGA